One segment of Fusobacterium russii ATCC 25533 DNA contains the following:
- the rlmN gene encoding 23S rRNA (adenine(2503)-C(2))-methyltransferase RlmN has translation MKLERINILDLTKQELTDLVISLGMKKFYGKEIFIWLHKKIVRNFDDMTNISLKDRELLKEKTYIPFFNLLKHQTSKIDKTEKFLFELEDGGTIETVLLRHRDSNNKELRNTLCVSSQVGCPVKCSFCATGQDGYMRNLTVSEIINQVYTVERRLVKKGEEINNIVFMGMGEPLLNLSNLTKALSILSDENGINISKRKITISTSGVVSGIEKILLEKLPIELAISLHSAINEKRDKIIPINKNFPLEDLAAVLIEYQKQTKRRLTFEYILIDNFNISENDANALADFVHQFDHVVNLIPYNEVPNVEHKRPSEKKIEKFFNYLKNNRRVNATLRKEKGSDIDGACGQLRQKTKKGDN, from the coding sequence ATGAAACTAGAAAGAATAAATATTTTGGACTTAACTAAACAGGAATTAACAGATTTAGTTATATCACTTGGAATGAAAAAATTTTATGGAAAGGAAATTTTTATATGGCTACATAAAAAAATAGTTAGAAACTTTGATGATATGACTAATATTTCATTAAAAGATAGGGAACTTTTGAAAGAAAAAACCTATATACCATTTTTTAATTTATTGAAGCATCAAACTTCAAAGATAGACAAGACGGAGAAATTTTTATTTGAATTGGAAGATGGTGGAACAATAGAAACTGTTCTTTTAAGACACAGGGATTCAAATAATAAAGAACTGAGAAATACTCTTTGTGTTTCTTCACAGGTTGGCTGTCCTGTCAAATGTAGTTTCTGTGCAACCGGTCAAGATGGATATATGAGAAATCTGACTGTCAGTGAAATAATAAATCAGGTTTACACAGTTGAAAGAAGATTAGTAAAAAAAGGAGAAGAAATAAATAACATAGTATTTATGGGAATGGGAGAGCCTCTTTTAAATCTTTCAAATTTAACAAAAGCACTGTCAATTTTATCTGATGAGAATGGAATAAATATTTCCAAAAGAAAAATAACAATTTCTACATCGGGAGTAGTATCTGGAATTGAGAAGATATTATTGGAAAAACTACCTATAGAACTTGCAATTTCTCTTCATAGTGCTATAAATGAAAAAAGAGATAAAATAATTCCAATAAACAAGAATTTTCCTTTAGAGGACTTGGCAGCTGTTCTAATAGAGTATCAAAAACAGACTAAAAGAAGATTGACATTTGAATATATATTAATAGATAATTTTAATATATCGGAAAATGATGCCAATGCCTTAGCTGACTTTGTTCATCAATTTGATCATGTGGTTAATTTGATACCTTATAATGAAGTTCCAAATGTTGAACATAAAAGACCGAGTGAGAAAAAAATTGAGAAATTTTTTAATTATTTAAAAAATAACAGAAGGGTAAATGCAACATTAAGAAAAGAAAAAGGTAGCGATATTGATGGTGCCTGTGGGCAACTAAGACAAAAAACAAAAAAAGGAGATAATTAG
- a CDS encoding alanyl-tRNA editing protein, with translation MIKINKISELKYELKENPFYADGKGGQLGDRGTISDANVMEVGEEYVILDRTLEDGEYEYKIDEKRRLDISKQHTAQHIFSALAYNKFNLNTVGFRMAEEYTTVDLDSKAITKDIIKELEDSVNEVISQDIRIEELIYSNEEAHKLENLRKQVKEKIKGDVRFIKIPDIDICACAGFHVERTSEIKIFKIINYEVVKGNYTRFYFLAGDRARKDYEQKHNITKNLTNIFSCKTEEILEMINKNMLEKDSLEQNYKNLLNIYAGVLAKNLEKNYQDYKGVKFIFYNEDKNIAEVIGRHIDLDNFLLISGYENNYAFISHIVDCQKLIRNITKNCSDIKGGGSRQKGNIKLMKNYTKEEILEIIKRGIDE, from the coding sequence ATGATAAAAATAAATAAAATATCGGAATTAAAATACGAGCTTAAAGAAAATCCTTTTTATGCAGATGGAAAAGGTGGGCAACTTGGAGATAGAGGAACAATATCCGATGCAAATGTAATGGAAGTTGGAGAAGAATATGTCATTCTTGATAGAACTTTGGAAGATGGAGAATACGAATATAAAATTGATGAGAAGAGAAGACTTGATATATCAAAGCAGCATACAGCACAACATATTTTTTCAGCTCTGGCTTATAATAAATTTAACTTAAATACTGTAGGTTTTAGAATGGCAGAAGAGTATACGACAGTGGATTTAGATAGTAAGGCAATCACGAAGGATATAATAAAAGAATTAGAAGATTCAGTAAATGAAGTTATTTCTCAAGATATAAGAATAGAAGAACTTATCTATTCCAATGAAGAAGCACATAAATTAGAAAATCTGAGAAAACAAGTGAAGGAAAAAATAAAAGGAGATGTTAGATTTATAAAAATACCAGACATAGATATCTGTGCCTGTGCAGGTTTTCATGTAGAGAGAACTTCTGAAATAAAAATCTTTAAAATTATAAATTACGAAGTTGTAAAAGGAAATTACACAAGGTTTTATTTTTTGGCAGGTGATAGGGCAAGAAAAGATTATGAACAGAAACATAATATTACTAAAAATTTAACAAATATTTTCAGTTGTAAAACTGAAGAGATTTTAGAAATGATAAATAAAAATATGTTAGAAAAAGATAGTTTGGAACAAAACTATAAAAATCTATTGAATATATATGCCGGAGTCTTAGCAAAAAATTTAGAAAAGAACTACCAAGATTATAAAGGAGTGAAATTTATCTTTTATAATGAGGATAAAAACATTGCAGAGGTAATAGGAAGGCATATAGATTTAGATAATTTTTTACTCATCAGTGGATATGAAAATAATTATGCCTTTATATCACACATTGTTGATTGTCAAAAATTAATAAGAAATATAACAAAAAATTGTAGTGATATAAAAGGTGGAGGAAGTAGGCAAAAAGGAAATATAAAATTAATGAAAAACTATACAAAGGAAGAAATTTTAGAAATTATAAAAAGAGGAATAGATGAATAA
- the bioD gene encoding dethiobiotin synthase: MEFKNDFFIIGTDTDVGKTYVSSLLYNRLSDFNFYYFKPIQSGCYYKDGILTAPDVEAVCKFSNIDYREDMVCYTLKEEVSPHLAAEKENTEIDINEIQKHYSDIKSKYKNIIVEAAGGLYVPIIRDKFYIYDLIKLFDIPVILVCSTKVGSINHSMLTINTLKSMGIKIQGLVFNNYKGNFYEDDNIKVILDDSKIKNYMIVKNGQTKIENEDLINLLGGNLNG; encoded by the coding sequence ATGGAATTTAAAAATGATTTTTTTATAATAGGAACTGACACTGACGTAGGAAAAACCTATGTCAGTTCTCTTTTATATAACAGACTTTCAGATTTTAATTTTTATTATTTTAAGCCTATCCAAAGTGGTTGTTATTATAAAGATGGAATCTTAACTGCTCCGGATGTTGAAGCTGTCTGTAAATTTTCAAATATCGACTACAGAGAAGATATGGTATGCTACACTTTAAAAGAAGAGGTTTCCCCTCATCTTGCTGCTGAAAAAGAAAATACTGAAATTGATATAAATGAAATCCAAAAACATTATTCAGATATAAAATCTAAATATAAAAATATTATTGTTGAAGCTGCAGGTGGACTTTATGTTCCTATCATCAGAGATAAATTCTATATCTATGATTTAATAAAGCTTTTTGATATTCCTGTAATACTTGTCTGCTCTACAAAAGTCGGTTCCATAAACCACAGTATGCTAACCATAAATACTCTTAAATCAATGGGTATAAAAATTCAAGGCTTAGTTTTCAATAACTATAAAGGAAATTTTTATGAGGATGATAATATAAAAGTAATTTTAGATGATTCTAAAATAAAAAATTATATGATAGTTAAAAATGGACAGACAAAAATTGAAAATGAAGATTTAATTAATCTTTTGGGAGGAAATTTAAATGGCTAA
- the bioB gene encoding biotin synthase BioB, with the protein MKKPNIEAVKSNFENFNFFKIKNSKKLDDEKLGEKEFILNLKEKIMSNNYSINYEEAIRLANISNEDEDTLDILFEAADKIREKFCGNYFDLCTIINAKSGKCSENCKYCAQSAHFKTSAEVYGLISKELALCEAQKNEKEGAHRFSLVTSGRGLKGNEKELSKLEEIYKYIGEHTGKLELCASHGICSKEALIKLRDAGVTTYHHNLESSRRYYPQVCTSHTYDDRINTIKYAKEIGLDVCSGGIFGLGETIIDRIDMAFDLKDLGICSIPINVLTPIPGTPFENNEPVDPREILKTIAIYRFIMPDSYIRYGGGRVKLGEYAKKGLKAGVNAALTGNFLTTTGTTIQSDKEMIEELGYEL; encoded by the coding sequence ATGAAAAAACCGAATATTGAAGCTGTTAAATCTAATTTTGAAAATTTTAATTTTTTCAAAATAAAAAATTCTAAAAAATTAGATGATGAAAAACTTGGAGAAAAAGAATTTATTCTTAACTTAAAAGAAAAAATAATGTCTAATAATTATTCAATTAATTATGAAGAGGCAATTCGTTTAGCAAATATTTCAAATGAGGATGAAGATACTTTAGATATTCTTTTTGAAGCAGCTGATAAAATTAGAGAAAAATTTTGTGGAAATTATTTTGATCTTTGCACAATTATAAATGCAAAATCTGGAAAATGCTCAGAAAATTGTAAATACTGTGCCCAGTCAGCTCATTTCAAAACAAGTGCTGAAGTCTATGGTTTGATTTCAAAAGAGCTTGCTCTTTGTGAGGCACAAAAGAATGAAAAGGAAGGAGCTCATAGATTTTCACTGGTTACAAGTGGAAGAGGCTTAAAAGGGAACGAAAAGGAACTTAGTAAATTAGAAGAAATTTATAAATATATAGGTGAGCATACAGGTAAGTTAGAGCTTTGTGCCTCTCATGGTATATGTTCTAAAGAAGCTTTAATAAAACTTCGTGATGCCGGAGTCACAACTTATCATCATAATTTAGAATCTTCGAGAAGATACTATCCACAGGTTTGTACTTCCCATACCTATGATGACAGAATAAATACAATAAAATATGCCAAAGAAATTGGTCTTGATGTATGTAGTGGTGGAATTTTTGGCTTAGGTGAAACAATTATAGACAGAATAGATATGGCATTTGACCTAAAAGATTTAGGTATATGCTCTATACCAATAAATGTTTTAACTCCTATTCCGGGAACTCCATTTGAAAATAATGAACCTGTTGATCCGAGAGAAATTTTAAAAACAATAGCTATTTATCGTTTTATAATGCCTGACTCTTATATCAGATACGGTGGAGGCAGAGTAAAACTTGGAGAATATGCTAAAAAAGGATTAAAAGCCGGTGTGAATGCGGCTCTTACAGGGAATTTCTTAACAACTACCGGCACTACTATTCAAAGTGATAAAGAGATGATAGAAGAACTTGGTTATGAACTTTAA
- a CDS encoding ATP-dependent DNA helicase: MLNEKQFEAVNTVKGPLVIIAGPGTGKTKTLVERVVNILVNEKTEANRIILTTFTNKAARELELRINERLEEINISIDLSEMYIGTMHSIWLRLIEENIKYSNFFDNFELMTSDYEQHFFIYSNLKDYKKIEAYKDFFNNISYNSDWEISGFLRKKINDINENCIDIKEISSSDKYINFLRQAYILYEKQLFDANKVDFSYLQIEFLNMLQNNRDFLIEINSKIDFLMIDEYQDSNRVQEKILLLLSALKKNICVVGDEDQSIYRFRGATAENILNFSKHFPDICKVIILDKNYRSVNDIVDFNNKWINHIDWKGHKFEKNISSSRIDGLLNSNVLHIAGSNSDENIRNTVSFIKKLKESNKISNYNQIAVLFSSFKDRNAKKLEDLLKKEGIDVYSPRTKVFFEMYEIKLSLGIILACFKKYIKFNKENAYLEECLNLARYQAKNDDKLLEWIKTKINLLENFEYESLNEIFYELFQFKYYREIFEEQSPNASRGKHNLSTLSKLFKDFQKYTSYKKIDSKTNYVIVEYFFEKYISILKRARIEDISNEEDYPDNCIPFLTIHQAKGLEFPVVIVFSLYSRPQIHNISNRITSIDRLFNSASDLTEIDKEYFDFYRKFYVAFTRAKNILVLSSDEKNISENFKPFFYSIPSVNSINFNIYEIKLDEISEKKEKKILSFTTDISLYRFCSQKYNFVRENKFQTFEKLALNIGSITHSAVEHINRRLKLNKSISFSEEYIENLLEKIYRIKKMDLDENFNKIVYLIFNYIEKEKENFKYISKIEASEYRIEEDYMLYGKIDLILEKNDNIEIIDFKTGTLSNEKNYGKIYKEQLSFYKLLLKKKYETKNIKTYLYYLEEEESPKKELLITNKDLEEDYLEIEKVSQSILEKRFFKRNFDENICGNCEFKYYCYGEII, encoded by the coding sequence GTGTTAAATGAAAAGCAATTTGAAGCAGTAAATACAGTGAAGGGGCCTCTAGTTATTATAGCAGGTCCCGGAACTGGGAAAACAAAAACTCTTGTAGAAAGAGTTGTAAATATTCTTGTAAATGAGAAAACAGAAGCTAACAGAATAATACTTACAACTTTTACTAATAAAGCGGCAAGAGAATTAGAATTAAGAATAAATGAAAGATTAGAGGAGATAAATATAAGTATTGATTTAAGCGAGATGTATATAGGTACAATGCACTCTATATGGCTTAGATTAATAGAAGAAAATATTAAGTACTCTAATTTTTTTGATAATTTTGAATTGATGACATCAGACTATGAACAACATTTTTTTATTTACTCAAATTTAAAAGATTATAAAAAAATAGAGGCTTATAAAGATTTCTTTAATAATATTTCCTACAACAGTGACTGGGAAATAAGTGGTTTTTTAAGAAAAAAAATAAATGATATCAATGAAAATTGTATAGATATAAAAGAAATAAGCAGCTCAGATAAATATATAAATTTTTTAAGGCAGGCATATATTTTATATGAAAAACAATTATTCGATGCAAATAAAGTTGATTTTTCATATTTACAAATTGAATTTTTAAATATGTTGCAAAATAACAGAGATTTTTTGATAGAAATTAATAGTAAAATAGATTTTTTAATGATAGATGAATATCAAGATAGCAATAGAGTTCAAGAAAAAATCTTATTGTTGCTCTCAGCACTTAAAAAAAATATCTGTGTTGTCGGGGATGAGGATCAATCGATTTATAGATTCAGAGGAGCAACAGCTGAAAATATTTTAAATTTTTCCAAACACTTTCCTGACATTTGTAAAGTTATAATTTTAGATAAAAACTACAGATCCGTAAATGATATAGTAGATTTTAATAATAAGTGGATAAATCATATAGACTGGAAGGGACATAAATTTGAGAAAAATATTTCATCATCAAGAATTGATGGACTTTTAAATTCTAATGTTCTTCATATAGCTGGTAGTAATTCAGATGAGAATATAAGAAATACAGTTTCCTTTATAAAAAAACTAAAGGAAAGTAATAAGATAAGTAATTATAATCAAATTGCAGTTTTATTTTCAAGTTTTAAGGATAGGAATGCAAAGAAATTAGAAGATTTACTGAAAAAAGAAGGAATAGATGTCTATTCTCCAAGAACTAAAGTTTTTTTTGAAATGTATGAAATCAAACTAAGTCTTGGAATAATTTTAGCCTGTTTTAAGAAATATATTAAATTTAATAAAGAAAATGCTTATTTAGAAGAATGCTTAAATTTAGCCAGATATCAGGCTAAAAATGATGATAAGCTTTTGGAATGGATAAAAACTAAAATTAACTTACTGGAAAATTTTGAATATGAATCACTAAATGAAATATTCTATGAGCTTTTTCAATTTAAATATTACAGAGAAATATTTGAGGAGCAAAGTCCAAATGCCTCAAGAGGAAAACATAATTTATCAACACTAAGTAAACTCTTCAAAGATTTTCAAAAATATACTTCCTATAAAAAAATAGACTCCAAAACAAATTATGTAATAGTAGAATATTTTTTTGAAAAATATATTTCAATTTTAAAAAGAGCAAGAATAGAAGATATTTCAAATGAAGAAGACTATCCTGATAATTGTATTCCCTTTTTAACTATTCATCAGGCAAAAGGGTTGGAATTTCCGGTAGTAATAGTATTTTCACTCTATTCAAGACCTCAAATTCATAATATTTCTAATAGAATTACAAGCATAGATAGGCTTTTTAATTCTGCTTCTGATTTAACAGAGATAGATAAAGAATATTTTGATTTTTATAGGAAATTTTATGTGGCATTTACAAGAGCAAAGAATATTTTGGTTCTAAGCTCAGATGAAAAAAATATTTCGGAAAACTTTAAGCCTTTTTTTTATTCAATTCCAAGCGTAAACAGCATTAACTTTAATATCTATGAAATTAAATTAGATGAAATTTCTGAAAAAAAAGAAAAGAAAATTTTATCTTTTACAACGGATATATCATTATATAGATTTTGTTCACAGAAATATAATTTTGTTAGAGAAAATAAATTTCAAACTTTTGAAAAGCTCGCTTTAAATATCGGCTCTATTACACATAGTGCAGTTGAACACATCAATAGAAGATTGAAATTGAATAAGAGTATAAGCTTTTCAGAAGAATATATTGAAAACTTGCTTGAAAAAATATATAGAATAAAAAAAATGGATTTAGATGAAAACTTTAATAAAATTGTCTATTTAATTTTTAATTATATAGAAAAGGAAAAAGAAAATTTTAAATATATTTCCAAGATTGAAGCTTCTGAATATAGAATAGAAGAAGACTATATGTTATATGGAAAGATAGATTTAATATTAGAAAAAAATGATAATATAGAAATAATAGATTTTAAAACAGGAACTCTTTCAAATGAAAAGAATTATGGAAAAATTTATAAGGAACAATTGTCATTCTATAAATTATTATTAAAAAAGAAATATGAAACTAAAAATATAAAAACTTATCTCTATTACCTGGAGGAAGAAGAAAGTCCCAAAAAAGAATTATTGATTACAAATAAAGATTTGGAAGAGGACTATTTAGAAATAGAAAAAGTAAGTCAGTCAATATTGGAGAAAAGATTCTTTAAAAGAAATTTTGATGAGAATATTTGTGGTAATTGCGAGTTTAAATATTATTGTTACGGGGAAATTATATGA
- a CDS encoding transglycosylase domain-containing protein: MKKFFLLFLKIFIALGLLAGIAVFGIILKYRMEMENIQQMVEDYTPAAPSIIYDRNNKEIDVLYTESRELATIEEIPDTLEQAFMAIEDKKFYSHSGIHLKGLIRAIVNNIKSGKATQGGSSITQQLAKNAFLTSERKLSRKIKEAILTFEIERTYTKDEILEKYLNEIYFGSGSYGVKTAAKQFFKKDIKDINLAEAALLAGIPNRPSKYDPVRNLENALSRQKVILKEMLSDKRISQEDYDKAIEHKFVVEDENNKIVSDQNLTVIYAKRNNKFYKNPEFTVLVEEFLQDIYSDDEIFKGGLKIYTTLDLDYQKVAKEVFDNYDILKDTNLDGAMVTVDPFTGGIISIIGGKDFKAKNFNRALMARRQYGSSFKPFLYLLAMKNGFTPYSVVVDDFFVRGSWAPKNYGGNYSGNSTLSNSLNLSLNIPAIKLLEKIGVEEFSEATQNLRYSGKVQDLTAALGSVDVTPLNLAIDFSIFVNGGNMVEPNLIREIRDVQDSLIYVADIKKERIFESIDTSVITAMMKTVVSNGTASRAKVFDKSGKQIEQGGKTGTTNENRTIWYAGITPDYVTVAYIGRDDNKPILGKVTGGGVVAPLWARYYQRLIKENLYSPGKFEFLENHLEAGDLMKQNINIRSGLLSGENSRVIVVPKGRLQVESEAKYKKGIATIFGLDSQVGSVDGSTEGYFNPNLIGNTENSDEDGLFNRLLGE, from the coding sequence ATGAAAAAGTTTTTTTTACTTTTTTTAAAAATTTTTATAGCATTGGGTTTGCTTGCAGGTATAGCAGTTTTTGGGATAATTCTAAAATATAGAATGGAAATGGAAAATATTCAGCAAATGGTAGAAGATTATACTCCTGCGGCTCCTAGTATTATTTATGACAGAAATAATAAAGAGATTGATGTTTTATATACAGAATCAAGAGAGTTAGCTACCATAGAAGAAATACCGGATACTTTAGAGCAAGCTTTTATGGCAATAGAAGATAAGAAATTTTATTCGCATAGTGGTATTCATTTAAAAGGTTTGATAAGAGCTATTGTTAATAATATAAAAAGTGGAAAGGCGACACAAGGTGGTAGTTCTATAACACAGCAATTAGCTAAAAATGCTTTTTTAACTTCAGAGAGAAAATTATCAAGAAAAATTAAAGAGGCTATTTTGACCTTTGAGATTGAAAGAACTTATACAAAAGATGAAATTTTAGAAAAATATTTAAATGAGATATATTTTGGTTCAGGTTCTTACGGGGTAAAAACAGCAGCAAAACAATTTTTTAAAAAAGATATAAAGGATATAAATCTTGCAGAAGCAGCTTTGTTAGCCGGGATACCTAATAGACCATCTAAGTATGATCCGGTTAGAAATTTAGAAAATGCATTATCAAGACAGAAAGTAATACTTAAAGAAATGCTATCGGATAAGCGTATAAGCCAAGAGGACTATGATAAGGCAATAGAACACAAATTTGTGGTAGAAGATGAAAATAACAAAATAGTTTCAGATCAGAATTTAACTGTTATCTATGCTAAAAGAAATAATAAATTTTATAAAAATCCTGAATTTACTGTTCTTGTAGAAGAATTTCTTCAGGATATCTATTCTGATGATGAGATTTTTAAGGGTGGACTAAAAATTTACACAACACTTGATTTAGACTATCAAAAGGTCGCTAAAGAAGTTTTTGATAATTATGATATCTTAAAGGACACGAATTTAGATGGAGCAATGGTAACAGTAGATCCATTTACCGGAGGAATTATTTCAATTATAGGTGGAAAAGATTTTAAAGCTAAAAATTTCAATAGAGCACTTATGGCTAGAAGACAGTATGGTTCTTCATTCAAACCATTTTTATATCTTTTAGCAATGAAAAATGGCTTTACTCCGTATTCGGTTGTAGTTGATGATTTTTTTGTCCGTGGTTCTTGGGCACCTAAAAACTATGGTGGAAATTATTCAGGAAATTCAACACTTTCTAATTCATTAAATTTATCACTTAATATACCGGCGATAAAGTTATTAGAAAAAATTGGAGTTGAAGAATTTTCTGAAGCCACTCAAAATTTAAGATATTCAGGGAAAGTTCAAGATTTAACCGCAGCATTAGGTTCGGTGGATGTAACACCTTTAAATTTAGCAATAGATTTTTCAATCTTTGTAAATGGTGGAAATATGGTTGAGCCAAATTTAATAAGAGAAATTAGAGATGTTCAAGATTCACTTATATATGTTGCAGATATAAAAAAGGAAAGAATATTTGAGAGTATAGATACAAGTGTTATAACAGCTATGATGAAAACAGTTGTCAGCAATGGTACAGCATCCAGAGCTAAAGTTTTTGACAAGAGTGGAAAACAAATAGAACAAGGTGGGAAAACAGGTACAACCAATGAGAATAGAACTATATGGTATGCCGGAATAACTCCTGATTATGTAACTGTAGCATATATAGGTAGAGATGATAATAAACCGATATTAGGAAAAGTTACAGGTGGGGGAGTGGTTGCACCTCTTTGGGCGAGATACTATCAAAGGTTAATAAAGGAAAACTTGTACAGTCCTGGAAAATTTGAATTTTTGGAAAATCATTTGGAAGCAGGTGATTTAATGAAACAAAATATAAATATTCGTAGTGGCTTATTAAGTGGTGAAAATAGCAGGGTAATTGTTGTACCGAAGGGAAGATTGCAAGTCGAAAGTGAGGCTAAATATAAAAAAGGTATAGCTACAATTTTTGGTTTAGATAGTCAAGTGGGCAGTGTAGATGGAAGTACTGAGGGCTATTTTAATCCTAATTTGATTGGAAATACTGAAAATTCAGATGAAGATGGATTATTTAACAGACTTTTAGGAGAGTAA